GTGGCTCAGCTTGTCGGCCATCTCCCTGGCGAATTCCATACTCTGTAACTGACGCCACCGCTCGAAATTGGCTCTATGTTTGCGCGTGTCCCGTAGCTGAGAGTGAGCTGCGGCGCATGCGCTGACCTCGGCCAGAGCTTTCCTGACCTTAGGGTCCTTTAAAATAGCGGAGAAAAAGTCCTTACACTTCCGTGAACGCTCAGCTAGATATGGGGCGATCGACGCCCTAAGCTCGACGCCGCCATTGTAGTCTTCGCTTTGAGCAAAGTCCTTAGGCTTAACCGATCGCCCGGTGATCACGATCTCAATACCAAGAGTGTTATTCAGCGCGGCGAATAGAAAGTGCTGGCGCGCTTCAGGCAGCTGTCCCTGCTCGTATTGACTAAAGGCTGCTATCACACCCTCCATTGGCGCCATCGACATAATGCCGCGAGCACTGCTCTCAGCTTGGTGCCACTGCTTGCAGTTAAGGAAGATGGCCGCTCGGTACGCGGCAGCGTTGAAGGTGTCGTTGCATTCCGATTCTAGCTTGTCGCAGATGGTCAAGGCCTCAACGTAGGACCCTTGGCGGTTCAGAGCTAAGGCCAGGTTCCTAAGCCCACGCATGTAGGGCCTCGTGTTAAGGTCGAGCCAGTAGTGGTCTTTGCGCATCCGCTTCGGGAATAATTTACGACCTATATCTACGGTCCGGCGGAAATCGTCGATAGACTCTTGGAGCCGACCACGGTCCAAATTCATCAGGCCCAGATAGTTATGACCCTCAGCGTAACCGGGGAAGCTGACCGTCAGCAGCTTAAACGCCGATGTTGCGGCGTCGTAGTTGCCACTCTGATATAGATCTGCGGCAAGTTCCTCTACATCGGGACTCAGATTTGGCGCTCTCAAAGCGTGGTGCCAATAAAATTCATTGTCTGGTCTTAGGTCATCGTCATCGCCCTCAATTATCGATAGCTTAAAGTCGATGACGTCGCGTAGGAATTCCAGCTGACCCTTATGCTCGCGCAAAAGCTTGGCTGATGGCGCTAACATCTGCGGCTCCGTCTCAACTAGCTCCCGCGTAAACGCCCAAAGGGACTTTTTAAAATTCGCCGCCAGCCGCTCCTCACGGTACTCCGCCTCATCAGGCAAGACGTCGAGCTGCTCCATCACGCCACGACAGATGGCATCCCAGTCGAAGCTGATGGCTGGGTACTGTTCGCGCAGTAGGTTTTGGAAGTACCTACTATCGTCACACGCACCCTTGCCAATGGCACGCAAGGCCTCGGTTTTGGAGAAAAACGTGAACAAGGTGGTCTGCACCACTTCGCCCGTAGAGGCATCACGATGACCGTGAACGATTGCTAGTTGATTACCCTTTTTGCGTACGAAAGCCATCGGTCTACTCCAATAATTTGGGGCAGATTTTAACCTAGCCCCACCTGTTGTGCAATGATACATTTCCTGCACAACATTGTTGCTGAGTGGTGATAATCTCGACGGCTTAGATACTAAGAGGAGTAGCAATTGAGTAGGGTCGACGACGAGGCAGTCAGAGTTCCGTCTAACTTCTGGCGTTACCTAGGTGATCATGCCTGGGATCAAGCCTGCGCACTCCTCGCGGAGGATTTTGCTGGCTATCTACCGCAAACCGGGAGCGAGATCTCAGGTTCAGCTGCTTTCGTCGAGTTTTTGCGTGACAAATTAGGGACAGCGCACATCACCATCAATAACCGCATGGCGAGTTACGATGTGTGGGATAAGGAGCACGAGGTTGCCCTTCAGATAAGTGTCGAGATGCTGGGTGCCAGCGATCATATGCAGACTAGGCATCAATTTGTTATCGCATTCATGACTGTCGATCGCGAGTACCAGATTCGTTGTGCGAGTCTTTACTTCGCCCCCTGTGATTAACCCACAGAGTTTGTAAGAAGGCGGTGCCAGTGTGACGGCAGAGTGAATGAGAAGCGTTAGCCTACTTCGACCTCTCCGCCCTTTCCCTAGCCACCTCTGCTTCG
This genomic window from Deltaproteobacteria bacterium contains:
- a CDS encoding tetratricopeptide repeat protein codes for the protein MYHCTTGGARLKSAPNYWSRPMAFVRKKGNQLAIVHGHRDASTGEVVQTTLFTFFSKTEALRAIGKGACDDSRYFQNLLREQYPAISFDWDAICRGVMEQLDVLPDEAEYREERLAANFKKSLWAFTRELVETEPQMLAPSAKLLREHKGQLEFLRDVIDFKLSIIEGDDDDLRPDNEFYWHHALRAPNLSPDVEELAADLYQSGNYDAATSAFKLLTVSFPGYAEGHNYLGLMNLDRGRLQESIDDFRRTVDIGRKLFPKRMRKDHYWLDLNTRPYMRGLRNLALALNRQGSYVEALTICDKLESECNDTFNAAAYRAAIFLNCKQWHQAESSARGIMSMAPMEGVIAAFSQYEQGQLPEARQHFLFAALNNTLGIEIVITGRSVKPKDFAQSEDYNGGVELRASIAPYLAERSRKCKDFFSAILKDPKVRKALAEVSACAAAHSQLRDTRKHRANFERWRQLQSMEFAREMADKLSH